In Massilia antarctica, the following are encoded in one genomic region:
- the aceA gene encoding isocitrate lyase produces the protein MATREQQVADLQKDWDTNPRWKGVVRNYTAADVVRLRGSLKIEHTLAKRGAEKLWDLVNNEPFVNALGAMTGNQAMQQVKAGLKAIYLSGWQVAGDANVAGEMYPDQSLYPANSVPLVVRRINNTFQRADQIQWSEGKDDIDYFAPIIADAEAGFGGVLNAYELMKSMIDAGAAGVHFEDQLASVKKCGHMGGKVLVPTREAVEKLTAARLAADVMGTSTLVIARTDAEAADLLTSDVDDNDREFCTGERTVEGFYKVRPGIEQAISRAIAYAPFADLVWCETGKPDLAFAKQFADAVHAKFPGKMLAYNCSPSFNWKKNLDDATIAKFQKELGAMGYKFQFITLAGFHALNYGMFNLAHGYARRQMSAFVELQEAEFAAADKGFTAVKHQREVGTGYFDAVTQTIQQNQSSTTALHGSTEDEQFFDEKKVA, from the coding sequence ATGGCAACTCGTGAACAGCAAGTAGCAGACCTGCAAAAAGACTGGGACACCAACCCACGCTGGAAAGGCGTTGTACGTAACTACACCGCAGCCGACGTGGTGCGTCTGCGCGGCTCGCTCAAGATCGAGCACACCCTGGCCAAGCGTGGCGCGGAAAAATTGTGGGATTTGGTGAATAACGAGCCTTTCGTCAACGCGCTCGGCGCCATGACCGGCAACCAGGCCATGCAGCAGGTCAAGGCCGGCTTGAAAGCCATCTACCTGTCCGGCTGGCAAGTCGCAGGCGACGCCAACGTCGCTGGCGAAATGTATCCCGACCAATCGCTGTACCCGGCCAACTCGGTGCCGCTGGTCGTGCGCCGCATCAACAACACCTTCCAGCGCGCCGACCAGATCCAATGGTCCGAAGGCAAGGATGACATCGATTACTTCGCACCGATCATCGCCGACGCGGAAGCCGGTTTCGGCGGCGTACTGAACGCTTATGAACTGATGAAGTCGATGATCGACGCGGGCGCCGCCGGCGTTCACTTCGAAGATCAGCTGGCGTCGGTCAAGAAATGCGGCCACATGGGCGGCAAAGTGCTGGTGCCAACCCGTGAAGCAGTCGAAAAGCTGACCGCGGCGCGCCTGGCGGCCGACGTGATGGGCACCTCGACCCTGGTGATCGCCCGTACCGATGCCGAAGCGGCCGACCTGCTGACCTCCGACGTGGACGACAACGACCGTGAATTCTGCACCGGCGAACGCACCGTGGAAGGCTTCTACAAAGTCCGTCCGGGCATCGAGCAAGCCATTTCGCGCGCCATCGCCTACGCACCGTTCGCCGACCTGGTCTGGTGCGAAACCGGCAAGCCGGACCTGGCTTTCGCCAAGCAGTTCGCCGATGCCGTGCACGCCAAGTTCCCAGGCAAGATGCTGGCTTACAACTGCTCGCCATCGTTCAACTGGAAAAAGAACCTGGACGATGCCACCATTGCCAAGTTCCAGAAAGAACTGGGCGCCATGGGTTACAAGTTCCAGTTCATCACCCTGGCCGGCTTCCATGCCCTGAACTACGGCATGTTCAACCTGGCGCACGGTTATGCGCGCCGTCAGATGTCGGCCTTCGTGGAACTGCAGGAAGCCGAATTCGCCGCTGCCGACAAGGGCTTCACGGCCGTCAAGCACCAGCGCGAAGTCGGTACCGGCTATTTCGACGCCGTCACCCAGACCATCCAGCAAAACCAGAGCTCGACCACCGCGCTGCATGGTTCGACCGAAGATGAACAATTCTTCGACGAAAAGAAAGTAGCTTAA
- a CDS encoding AraC family transcriptional regulator: MSLTILTHTRWQPSGTEPTPARPVRALARDLDVTQWLAPHQHAWGQLTFALSGVLRVTTPGSSWIVPPLRAIWIAPNVVHAIHVLETARLRPLCILAARAPFEGEECRVLAVSVLLREMIIALGQTGPGPREHLLAELILDELPGAATRPMRVPLPRDKRLGALCAALIEDPACQLTLGQLAAQVGASERTLTRLFERELGMRFGHWRQQVRLAHAAPLIARGMPLSQVAGELGYASQSAFSAMFKKTFGSSPTAFFADDNAR; the protein is encoded by the coding sequence ATGAGCCTGACCATCCTGACCCATACCCGCTGGCAGCCGTCCGGCACCGAACCGACGCCGGCGCGCCCGGTGCGCGCCCTCGCCCGCGACCTCGACGTCACCCAGTGGCTAGCCCCGCACCAGCATGCCTGGGGCCAGCTGACCTTCGCCCTGAGCGGGGTGCTGCGCGTGACCACGCCAGGCAGCAGCTGGATCGTGCCGCCCCTGCGCGCGATCTGGATTGCCCCGAATGTGGTGCACGCCATCCACGTGCTCGAAACGGCCCGCCTGCGCCCGCTGTGCATCCTGGCCGCGCGCGCCCCGTTCGAGGGCGAGGAATGCCGGGTGCTGGCTGTGTCGGTGCTGCTGCGCGAGATGATCATCGCCCTCGGCCAGACCGGGCCGGGGCCGCGCGAGCACTTGCTGGCCGAGCTGATCCTCGACGAATTGCCCGGCGCCGCCACCCGCCCGATGCGCGTGCCGCTGCCGCGCGACAAACGCCTGGGCGCCCTGTGCGCGGCCCTGATCGAGGACCCGGCCTGCCAGCTGACCCTGGGCCAGTTGGCGGCCCAGGTCGGCGCCTCCGAGCGCACCCTGACCCGCCTGTTCGAGCGCGAACTGGGCATGCGCTTCGGCCACTGGCGCCAGCAGGTGCGCCTGGCGCACGCCGCGCCGCTGATCGCGCGCGGCATGCCGCTGTCGCAGGTGGCCGGGGAGCTCGGCTACGCCAGCCAGTCGGCCTTTTCGGCGATGTTCAAGAAAACCTTCGGCAGTTCGCCCACCGCTTTTTTTGCCGACGATAACGCGCGCTGA
- the rraA gene encoding ribonuclease E activity regulator RraA, whose protein sequence is MTFATTDLCDDHPELLEDGRLAVLPPLFRHFGQHLRFCGKVTTLKVFEDNALVRATLEAPGNGNVLVIDGGASLRRALVGGQLAVLAQNNGWSGIVVDGCVRDSDEINACAIGVRALATHPRKSSKLGAGERNVRICVSGVAVQPGDWLYADADGIVVAQQKLA, encoded by the coding sequence ATGACCTTTGCCACCACCGACCTGTGCGACGACCATCCCGAACTGCTGGAAGACGGCCGCCTGGCCGTGCTGCCGCCGCTGTTCAGGCATTTCGGGCAGCACCTGCGCTTTTGCGGCAAGGTCACCACCCTCAAGGTGTTCGAAGACAATGCCCTGGTGCGCGCCACGCTCGAAGCGCCCGGCAACGGCAACGTGCTGGTCATCGATGGCGGCGCCAGCCTGCGCCGCGCGCTGGTCGGCGGCCAGCTGGCCGTGCTGGCGCAGAACAATGGCTGGAGCGGCATCGTGGTCGATGGCTGCGTGCGCGACAGCGACGAGATCAATGCCTGCGCCATCGGGGTGCGCGCGCTGGCTACCCATCCGCGCAAAAGCAGCAAGCTGGGCGCGGGCGAACGCAATGTGCGCATCTGCGTCAGCGGGGTGGCGGTGCAGCCGGGGGATTGGTTGTATGCCGATGCCGATGGCATCGTGGTGGCGCAGCAGAAGCTGGCCTGA
- a CDS encoding cache domain-containing protein gives MNSKFNLNIFHKVLITLLAVTLIPLCTLWFVSNRAAQQELTNNVSTNLVSTMNTVATGINAWDDTNLRAMAQTTRLKDIISMKAELQNPILVSTGATYEWSYLMFTVLPDGTNVGRNDGGAPTPYGDRGYFQQVIKGQPVGRQVVIGKTSGKPALILATPIRNADATLVGVLAMSMYLTDISKIVTDTRIGETGRAILLDASHKVIAHGDASKVRTALQDFSAYPALKVAGIADAPTVYTSEDRKVIGFMRKLPQGWTLLIEQDYDEAYATLNKMEREARILIAVTMALVIGVAIFLGKALTSPINELTAIARQLSNGELQVNIPQTARGDEIGSLARAIDRLGVSIQLAMDRLRKKV, from the coding sequence ATGAACTCAAAATTTAATCTAAACATTTTTCACAAAGTACTCATCACCTTGCTCGCGGTCACCTTGATTCCGTTGTGCACCTTATGGTTTGTGAGTAACCGCGCGGCGCAGCAGGAGTTGACCAACAACGTGTCGACCAACCTGGTCTCGACCATGAACACGGTCGCCACCGGCATCAACGCCTGGGACGACACCAATCTGCGCGCGATGGCCCAGACCACCCGCCTGAAAGACATCATCTCGATGAAGGCCGAGCTGCAAAATCCGATCCTGGTCAGCACCGGCGCCACCTACGAATGGTCGTACCTGATGTTTACGGTCTTGCCGGACGGCACCAACGTCGGCCGCAACGACGGCGGCGCTCCGACCCCGTACGGCGACCGTGGCTACTTCCAGCAAGTGATCAAAGGCCAACCGGTGGGCCGCCAGGTCGTGATCGGCAAAACCAGCGGCAAGCCGGCACTGATCCTGGCCACCCCGATCCGCAACGCCGACGCCACCCTGGTCGGCGTGCTGGCCATGTCGATGTACCTGACCGATATTTCCAAGATCGTGACCGATACCCGCATCGGCGAAACCGGCCGCGCCATCCTGCTCGACGCCAGCCACAAGGTGATCGCCCACGGCGACGCCTCCAAGGTGCGTACCGCGCTGCAGGATTTCAGCGCCTACCCGGCCCTCAAGGTGGCCGGCATTGCCGATGCCCCGACCGTGTACACCTCGGAAGACCGTAAAGTGATCGGTTTCATGCGTAAATTGCCACAAGGCTGGACTTTGCTGATTGAACAAGATTACGATGAAGCATACGCAACACTGAATAAAATGGAACGCGAAGCGCGCATCCTGATCGCCGTCACCATGGCGCTGGTCATCGGCGTGGCGATTTTCCTCGGCAAGGCACTGACCAGCCCGATCAACGAACTGACCGCGATTGCCCGTCAGCTCAGCAACGGCGAACTGCAAGTCAATATCCCGCAAACGGCGCGCGGCGATGAAATTGGCTCGCTGGCCCGTGCCATTGACCGTCTCGGCGTCAGCATTCAGCTGGCAATGGATCGCCTGCGTAAGAAGGTTTGA
- a CDS encoding MFS transporter, which translates to MMNTPSLREDARVIGLVSLAHGVSHFYHLILAALFPWLKPAFDLSYAQLGLLMTMFFVVSGIGQALSGFVVDRVGARRVLFCGLALLGTAALVLAGAQTYAMLAAGSMLAGLGNAVFHPADYTLLNQRVSRARIAHAFSLHGISGNLGWAAAPAFLAGIAALAGWRVALLSAAAIPFVTLALLFAQRAHLHADPAPVQAAGVPRHGSFAFMRLPAVWMSFGFFFLTAIALGGIQSFSSASLVALYGISLAQATTAYTAYMLASAGGMVLGGFLAARARRHDRTIALSFICAALMALLVGAAVVPGWMALVLMGGIGLAAGVAGPSRDLLIRAAAPDNATGRVFGIVYSGLDSGLALGPLLFGTLMDGGHPAWVFGCIALFQVLAIGTALTVGGSSRSPQLKQA; encoded by the coding sequence ATGATGAACACACCTTCCCTGCGCGAGGATGCGCGCGTCATCGGGCTTGTTTCCCTGGCCCACGGCGTATCGCACTTCTATCACCTGATCCTGGCGGCTCTGTTTCCGTGGCTCAAACCCGCTTTCGATCTGTCGTATGCGCAGCTCGGCTTGCTGATGACCATGTTCTTCGTCGTCTCCGGCATCGGCCAGGCCCTGTCCGGCTTCGTGGTGGACCGGGTCGGCGCGCGCCGCGTGCTGTTTTGCGGGCTGGCGCTGCTCGGTACGGCGGCCCTGGTGCTGGCCGGGGCGCAAACCTACGCCATGCTGGCGGCCGGTTCCATGCTGGCCGGCCTGGGCAACGCCGTATTTCATCCGGCCGACTACACCTTGCTGAACCAGCGCGTCAGCCGGGCGCGCATCGCCCACGCGTTTTCGCTACACGGCATCAGCGGCAACCTGGGCTGGGCGGCCGCGCCCGCGTTTTTGGCCGGCATCGCCGCGCTGGCCGGCTGGCGGGTGGCGCTGCTGTCGGCCGCCGCCATTCCCTTCGTCACCCTGGCGCTGCTGTTCGCCCAGCGCGCCCATCTGCACGCCGATCCGGCCCCGGTGCAGGCGGCCGGCGTGCCGCGGCATGGCTCGTTCGCCTTCATGAGGTTGCCGGCCGTCTGGATGAGCTTTGGTTTCTTTTTCCTGACCGCCATCGCGCTGGGCGGCATCCAGAGCTTTTCGTCGGCCAGTCTGGTGGCGCTGTACGGCATTTCGCTGGCCCAGGCCACCACCGCCTACACGGCCTATATGCTCGCTTCCGCCGGCGGCATGGTGCTGGGCGGCTTCCTGGCCGCGCGCGCCCGGCGCCACGACCGCACGATTGCCCTGTCCTTCATCTGCGCCGCGCTGATGGCGCTGCTGGTGGGCGCGGCCGTGGTGCCGGGCTGGATGGCGCTGGTGCTGATGGGCGGCATCGGCCTGGCGGCCGGCGTCGCCGGTCCTTCGCGCGATTTACTGATCCGCGCCGCGGCGCCGGACAACGCCACCGGGCGCGTGTTCGGCATCGTGTATTCGGGCCTCGACAGTGGACTGGCGCTCGGCCCGCTCCTGTTCGGCACCCTGATGGATGGCGGTCACCCGGCCTGGGTGTTCGGCTGCATCGCCCTGTTTCAGGTGCTGGCGATCGGCACCGCCCTGACCGTGGGCGGCAGCAGCCGTTCGCCCCAGCTCAAGCAGGCCTGA
- a CDS encoding questin oxidase family protein, which yields MEALSDTCRDLLARSRRYGPLYGERLANHLPMTLIALDRMGAPADAMERAFDVNARRLQLHDGDVGAVVDALEWLGKGRNAGGLDRFFQESVRRDGLDAVLRGWVPRLLPGVSASAFHCLIRLAYAIDAGDRNETCAALAYWVMEHVTLDLAADEVDEAPAAIAARLARALAGHAQWDGIIIDRMRQAARHPAVAGTAIQPATLDLRQVAQFALGAYHAQEDFTLLHTVTACHAFRVVAPYAGDPRRALRYLWEAVVVASLTVEPAPATTPAPAAGIDWQACMAQAARATDAHVVKLCYSAWCESLVYVDPRYLAIAARKLA from the coding sequence ATGGAGGCGTTGTCGGATACCTGCCGGGACTTGCTGGCGCGCAGCCGGCGCTACGGGCCGCTGTATGGCGAGCGGCTCGCCAATCATTTGCCGATGACCTTGATCGCGCTCGATCGCATGGGCGCGCCGGCCGACGCCATGGAACGCGCGTTCGACGTCAATGCGCGCCGCTTGCAGCTGCACGATGGCGACGTCGGCGCGGTGGTGGATGCGCTTGAGTGGCTGGGCAAGGGGCGCAACGCCGGCGGCCTCGACCGGTTTTTCCAGGAGAGCGTGCGCCGCGACGGCCTCGACGCCGTATTGCGCGGCTGGGTGCCACGGCTGTTGCCTGGTGTATCGGCGTCGGCCTTTCATTGCCTGATCCGGCTTGCGTATGCCATCGATGCCGGTGACCGGAACGAGACCTGCGCCGCGCTGGCCTACTGGGTCATGGAACACGTGACCCTGGATCTGGCGGCGGACGAGGTGGACGAGGCGCCGGCCGCCATCGCGGCGCGCCTGGCCCGTGCGCTTGCCGGCCATGCGCAGTGGGATGGCATCATCATCGACCGCATGCGTCAGGCTGCACGACATCCCGCCGTTGCCGGGACGGCGATTCAGCCGGCCACGCTCGACCTGCGGCAGGTGGCGCAGTTTGCGCTCGGGGCCTACCATGCGCAGGAAGATTTCACGCTCTTGCACACTGTCACGGCTTGCCACGCTTTCCGGGTAGTGGCGCCGTACGCGGGCGACCCACGGCGTGCGCTGCGCTATCTGTGGGAAGCGGTCGTGGTCGCGAGCCTGACGGTCGAACCTGCACCTGCGACCACGCCCGCGCCCGCTGCGGGGATTGACTGGCAAGCCTGCATGGCGCAAGCCGCGCGGGCCACCGATGCACACGTCGTCAAGCTGTGCTACTCGGCCTGGTGCGAGTCGCTTGTCTATGTCGATCCGCGCTACCTTGCGATTGCGGCGCGCAAGCTCGCGTGA